DNA sequence from the Excalfactoria chinensis isolate bCotChi1 chromosome 2, bCotChi1.hap2, whole genome shotgun sequence genome:
GGAGAAAGAACTTCTGACAGCTCCGCCCCCAGCAGCAGATGGTTGGCACCATCCGTCCGAGATCAGGAAAATTGTGCCTTGCTGGACCAAAGAGACAGTTGTAGCACAGCTAATCACAGCCCCTGTAGTGAAGCCAGCACAGAGTACACAAAAGGCAAACTTCTTGTGAGAAACTCACATATGGACAGCACCTGTGAGACCATTACAAAAGTGAAAAAGTTTGAACCTGGAACTGGGATGCAGAGCAAAAAgagttcaaagaaaaaaatgaatgaaactaTATTTTGTTTGGTCTCTATCCCAGTTAAATCAGAATCAAATCTGCCAGATACAGATAGGAACAACAACATAACCCAGAGCCCCGATAAGAACGGGTTTGATAACAATGGGGCTTTGCAAGAACAAAGTCTCTTAAGTATGTCTTCAACTGACTTGGAGTTACAAGCTCTTACAGGAAGCATGACCAATAAAAATGAGTTACAAAAACAAGAGCTGTGGAGACCAGAAGAGTTCAAACAAATGAATGACCTCAGATTTATTCAGTCTGCAAAACACAGAGAGCTCAAATACTCTGGCTCCTGGCCAGGTGATCAGTACAAAGACCAGCAAACACAGACCAGTTTCTCTGAGGAACATAAAACCCCACAGATTTTCCATGGTACAAAGCCTGGGCAACCCAGCAGTAACAATTCACTGTCTCCAAAGCAACTAGGATGTACGGCATCCACAGCTGGGTCGAAACAGACAGGGTCACCTTCTGACGACAGAGGCTGCAGACAGGGTGCTTACGGCATGAAGGGGCAGATGTACCTCAGCCAGTCCAGCAACAGCGCATTTTCAAGAACTGCCACCTCCGTCCTGCAGGCCTCCTCGCCAAAGGGCCACCAGAGCCAGCCCCTGCCTGCACAGGAGCAGGAGGCTGGCCTTCTTCCCAGGGCTGATGTAGTtaagggagaagcaggagctcCTTGCAACAGTAAAGAGCTGTTTGGGCAGTTCCTTCTAAAACCTGTCAGTCGCCGACCCTGGGATGCAATAAGTGAGCTAGAAAGTTTTAACAAGGAGCTGCAAGAGAGGGAAGAGAGCACGAGCAGTGAGGAAGACTTGGAAAGTGCAGGAGCTTCTCCACAGCCACGTGCCCTTCCACAGAGAAGGTCACCTAGAAATGGGTACCAAGAACCAAAACGTGGTGGGAAGCTGGAAACGGTTGTGCCAGAGGTGCCTGTATTTAAGTCAGGAAGAGTTAAAAGTAAGTCTGAAAGTTGGAGCACAGGGACAGAGCATGGCGCTGAGGTGGGCTGCGTTGGCTCTCAATGCTCTTCGCAGTCAGGAGGGAGCAATGAAGGAGTCAGACCAGCAGATGGAAGTCTGATAACAGAAATGAGGATGGGGGAAGCCAAGAATAGAGCAAGCAGCCAGCCAGTTCGTGCAGGACCTATCAAGAGATTCTTGTCCAGTAGCCCAAGCAGCTCCTACCATGGTAATCCTTTCAATAATCCTGTCTTACAGGAGATGAGCGAAGACCAAAATTACCTAGACTTTGTTAAACTGAGCAAAGGTGCAGCTCCCCAAAGTGATACAAAATTTGAGAGAGGCTCAGTAGCATGCTTGTCCTTAACTAAGAGGAACCAAGGGTGCTCTGAGCCGGATTTGAGGGCAGTAGGACTTGATACAGCCCCAGGACCTGGTGCTAGCAATTCTGATCACTCTTCAAATGCAAATTCAGTGGAAATCCCTGTGAATGAGTCCTTGCAGGCAAGAGCTGCAAGAATTTTAGGCATAGAAATAGCAGTGGAATCTCTCCTTCCAGATGACCACGTTGAGCCCCAGCCAGGCACAAAACCAGCAAGCGATGGCCATGACTTTGGGTCATCAGCAGAGAGTGCTGTAAgtagcaaagaaggaaaaaaagacagttctTACGAAGGCAGGCGTAAGTGTGGCTGGACAGAGAGTGCTCTCTTTGTTGGAGAGAGGGACCGATCATTATATCCCGATGAATTCCAGACCACTCACCAGGAAGGCAGCACTAAAGTGTTGGTGAAGGAGCAAGCATTTGAACAACCTGTGAGTCCCAGCCAAGGTGGAGACCAGAACTTGGTGTCCAAACCAACTGTGTGTCAGCACTCAGAAAAGAGAGTGAGGAGCACCTCAAAAGTGATAGAGACACTACAAGGCAAGCTCACGTCTCCACCAAGCCGGACTGCCATGGATCGCTTAGTGAGAATGAAAGAAGTCGACTCGGTGTCCCGGATGAGACGTCTGAGCATTAAAAGTGCAGACTCGGGAGAGGAGGTGGATGAAGAGAAACTGTCGAAGGTACACGAGGAGAGAGGAAGCAAACTGGCAACTTCAGGGGCTGTCTCCAAGCGCGTTATCTCTCTCCGTGAAAATGGATGTTTAGGTGGAATGGACAAGAAGAAAATTGACAGAGATTTTTCCTTAGGTAAGACCCTACTTTGGAAGATCCAAGCGGGTACTGTTTTCTTATGTAACAAACACAATCACTTTGCTTATGCCCACGTAATGCTGCTCAAATAGTAACAGGCTGTAGGTGGTACTGCCCCCATCTGGTTGCCACCCCCTTTACTCTCCTTG
Encoded proteins:
- the JCAD gene encoding junctional cadherin 5-associated protein isoform X3, whose protein sequence is MGLAGKSFLMARLYDGYRHEAAGNRSAQRTLNGFEADPRAAYCKRPLTKTNSSSTESSHGSQGRQAGPGYHHDHQGLSTFHSSEGGVYDRPQLAWSSQPKSDKDLAYWRRRGQDFSVLLGYSQKGGTEMQGLATAHGAPRHPKDAQLKVGLSTEYVRRSGLPEGCEGPGDCKWQNMRTESWNQPKKVGRQMSDGDREKLLQELYSLTLGDDVLGSHNKGKSQSLPRVLMQESMRCVEMPSLTNSNNSLSVSKAPSYPSHRPTVESAKHHETGGYFLPLVKPKYGRPLKLPPSYELQRQGRAPAETVGFQDHYQKDEPISYLAKASEPRQDACVQDPGLEPPVYVPPPSYRSPPHHAASPHPLSEVPNNATYASSDQQDTAERAVACQRPAANSVEMGAAPCKDNHLPSGKQSHSRRPADYLRSVQYIPFDDPRIRHMKIAPPEGLQDNIKYIENAHSPSSGTSQEKDLEVQYNSAFLDASHLSGSVKGERTSDSSAPSSRWLAPSVRDQENCALLDQRDSCSTANHSPCSEASTEYTKGKLLVRNSHMDSTCETITKVKKFEPGTGMQSKKSSKKKMNETIFCLVSIPVKSESNLPDTDRNNNITQSPDKNGFDNNGALQEQSLLSMSSTDLELQALTGSMTNKNELQKQELWRPEEFKQMNDLRFIQSAKHRELKYSGSWPGDQYKDQQTQTSFSEEHKTPQIFHGTKPGQPSSNNSLSPKQLGCTASTAGSKQTGSPSDDRGCRQGAYGMKGQMYLSQSSNSAFSRTATSVLQASSPKGHQSQPLPAQEQEAGLLPRADVVKGEAGAPCNSKELFGQFLLKPVSRRPWDAISELESFNKELQEREESTSSEEDLESAGASPQPRALPQRRSPRNGYQEPKRGGKLETVVPEVPVFKSGRVKSKSESWSTGTEHGAEVGCVGSQCSSQSGGSNEGVRPADGSLITEMRMGEAKNRASSQPVRAGPIKRFLSSSPSSSYHGNPFNNPVLQEMSEDQNYLDFVKLSKGAAPQSDTKFERGSVACLSLTKRNQGCSEPDLRAVGLDTAPGPGASNSDHSSNANSVEIPVNESLQARAARILGIEIAVESLLPDDHVEPQPGTKPASDGHDFGSSAESAVSSKEGKKDSSYEGRRKCGWTESALFVGERDRSLYPDEFQTTHQEGSTKVLVKEQAFEQPVSPSQGGDQNLVSKPTVCQHSEKRVRSTSKVIETLQGKLTSPPSRTAMDRLVRMKEVDSVSRMRRLSIKSADSGEEVDEEKLSKVHEERGSKLATSGAVSKRVISLRENGCLGGMDKKKIDRDFSLDTYDPTKVEKV
- the JCAD gene encoding junctional cadherin 5-associated protein isoform X2, with the protein product MCPAGSHGAASHPTADPGERGGGSPACTQVMGLAGKSFLMARLYDGYRHEAAGNRSAQRTLNGFEADPRAAYCKRPLTKTNSSSTESSHGSQGRQAGPGYHHDHQGLSTFHSSEGGVYDRPQLAWSSQPKSDKDLAYWRRRGQDFSVLLGYSQKGGTEMQGLATAHGAPRHPKDAQLKVGLSTEYVRRSGLPEGCEGPGDCKWQNMRTESWNQPKKVGRQMSDGDREKLLQELYSLTLGDDVLGSHNKGKSQSLPRVLMQESMRCVEMPSLTNSNNSLSVSKAPSYPSHRPTVESAKHHETGGYFLPLVKPKYGRPLKLPPSYELQRQGRAPAETVGFQDHYQKDEPISYLAKASEPRQDACVQDPGLEPPVYVPPPSYRSPPHHAASPHPLSEVPNNATYASSDQQDTAERAVACQRPAANSVEMGAAPCKDNHLPSGKQSHSRRPADYLRSVQYIPFDDPRIRHMKIAPPEGLQDNIKYIENAHSPSSGTSQEKDLEVQYNSAFLDASHLSGSVKGERTSDSSAPSSRWLAPSVRDQENCALLDQRDSCSTANHSPCSEASTEYTKGKLLVRNSHMDSTCETITKVKKFEPGTGMQSKKSSKKKMNETIFCLVSIPVKSESNLPDTDRNNNITQSPDKNGFDNNGALQEQSLLSMSSTDLELQALTGSMTNKNELQKQELWRPEEFKQMNDLRFIQSAKHRELKYSGSWPGDQYKDQQTQTSFSEEHKTPQIFHGTKPGQPSSNNSLSPKQLGCTASTAGSKQTGSPSDDRGCRQGAYGMKGQMYLSQSSNSAFSRTATSVLQASSPKGHQSQPLPAQEQEAGLLPRADVVKGEAGAPCNSKELFGQFLLKPVSRRPWDAISELESFNKELQEREESTSSEEDLESAGASPQPRALPQRRSPRNGYQEPKRGGKLETVVPEVPVFKSGRVKSKSESWSTGTEHGAEVGCVGSQCSSQSGGSNEGVRPADGSLITEMRMGEAKNRASSQPVRAGPIKRFLSSSPSSSYHGNPFNNPVLQEMSEDQNYLDFVKLSKGAAPQSDTKFERGSVACLSLTKRNQGCSEPDLRAVGLDTAPGPGASNSDHSSNANSVEIPVNESLQARAARILGIEIAVESLLPDDHVEPQPGTKPASDGHDFGSSAESAVSSKEGKKDSSYEGRRKCGWTESALFVGERDRSLYPDEFQTTHQEGSTKVLVKEQAFEQPVSPSQGGDQNLVSKPTVCQHSEKRVRSTSKVIETLQGKLTSPPSRTAMDRLVRMKEVDSVSRMRRLSIKSADSGEEVDEEKLSKVHEERGSKLATSGAVSKRVISLRENGCLGGMDKKKIDRDFSLDTYDPTKVEKV
- the JCAD gene encoding junctional cadherin 5-associated protein isoform X1, which translates into the protein MFSVEDLLISHGYKLSKNPPASYENRYDGYRHEAAGNRSAQRTLNGFEADPRAAYCKRPLTKTNSSSTESSHGSQGRQAGPGYHHDHQGLSTFHSSEGGVYDRPQLAWSSQPKSDKDLAYWRRRGQDFSVLLGYSQKGGTEMQGLATAHGAPRHPKDAQLKVGLSTEYVRRSGLPEGCEGPGDCKWQNMRTESWNQPKKVGRQMSDGDREKLLQELYSLTLGDDVLGSHNKGKSQSLPRVLMQESMRCVEMPSLTNSNNSLSVSKAPSYPSHRPTVESAKHHETGGYFLPLVKPKYGRPLKLPPSYELQRQGRAPAETVGFQDHYQKDEPISYLAKASEPRQDACVQDPGLEPPVYVPPPSYRSPPHHAASPHPLSEVPNNATYASSDQQDTAERAVACQRPAANSVEMGAAPCKDNHLPSGKQSHSRRPADYLRSVQYIPFDDPRIRHMKIAPPEGLQDNIKYIENAHSPSSGTSQEKDLEVQYNSAFLDASHLSGSVKGERTSDSSAPSSRWLAPSVRDQENCALLDQRDSCSTANHSPCSEASTEYTKGKLLVRNSHMDSTCETITKVKKFEPGTGMQSKKSSKKKMNETIFCLVSIPVKSESNLPDTDRNNNITQSPDKNGFDNNGALQEQSLLSMSSTDLELQALTGSMTNKNELQKQELWRPEEFKQMNDLRFIQSAKHRELKYSGSWPGDQYKDQQTQTSFSEEHKTPQIFHGTKPGQPSSNNSLSPKQLGCTASTAGSKQTGSPSDDRGCRQGAYGMKGQMYLSQSSNSAFSRTATSVLQASSPKGHQSQPLPAQEQEAGLLPRADVVKGEAGAPCNSKELFGQFLLKPVSRRPWDAISELESFNKELQEREESTSSEEDLESAGASPQPRALPQRRSPRNGYQEPKRGGKLETVVPEVPVFKSGRVKSKSESWSTGTEHGAEVGCVGSQCSSQSGGSNEGVRPADGSLITEMRMGEAKNRASSQPVRAGPIKRFLSSSPSSSYHGNPFNNPVLQEMSEDQNYLDFVKLSKGAAPQSDTKFERGSVACLSLTKRNQGCSEPDLRAVGLDTAPGPGASNSDHSSNANSVEIPVNESLQARAARILGIEIAVESLLPDDHVEPQPGTKPASDGHDFGSSAESAVSSKEGKKDSSYEGRRKCGWTESALFVGERDRSLYPDEFQTTHQEGSTKVLVKEQAFEQPVSPSQGGDQNLVSKPTVCQHSEKRVRSTSKVIETLQGKLTSPPSRTAMDRLVRMKEVDSVSRMRRLSIKSADSGEEVDEEKLSKVHEERGSKLATSGAVSKRVISLRENGCLGGMDKKKIDRDFSLGKTLLWKIQAGTVFLCNKHNHFAYAHVMLLK
- the JCAD gene encoding junctional cadherin 5-associated protein isoform X4, with protein sequence MQGLATAHGAPRHPKDAQLKVGLSTEYVRRSGLPEGCEGPGDCKWQNMRTESWNQPKKVGRQMSDGDREKLLQELYSLTLGDDVLGSHNKGKSQSLPRVLMQESMRCVEMPSLTNSNNSLSVSKAPSYPSHRPTVESAKHHETGGYFLPLVKPKYGRPLKLPPSYELQRQGRAPAETVGFQDHYQKDEPISYLAKASEPRQDACVQDPGLEPPVYVPPPSYRSPPHHAASPHPLSEVPNNATYASSDQQDTAERAVACQRPAANSVEMGAAPCKDNHLPSGKQSHSRRPADYLRSVQYIPFDDPRIRHMKIAPPEGLQDNIKYIENAHSPSSGTSQEKDLEVQYNSAFLDASHLSGSVKGERTSDSSAPSSRWLAPSVRDQENCALLDQRDSCSTANHSPCSEASTEYTKGKLLVRNSHMDSTCETITKVKKFEPGTGMQSKKSSKKKMNETIFCLVSIPVKSESNLPDTDRNNNITQSPDKNGFDNNGALQEQSLLSMSSTDLELQALTGSMTNKNELQKQELWRPEEFKQMNDLRFIQSAKHRELKYSGSWPGDQYKDQQTQTSFSEEHKTPQIFHGTKPGQPSSNNSLSPKQLGCTASTAGSKQTGSPSDDRGCRQGAYGMKGQMYLSQSSNSAFSRTATSVLQASSPKGHQSQPLPAQEQEAGLLPRADVVKGEAGAPCNSKELFGQFLLKPVSRRPWDAISELESFNKELQEREESTSSEEDLESAGASPQPRALPQRRSPRNGYQEPKRGGKLETVVPEVPVFKSGRVKSKSESWSTGTEHGAEVGCVGSQCSSQSGGSNEGVRPADGSLITEMRMGEAKNRASSQPVRAGPIKRFLSSSPSSSYHGNPFNNPVLQEMSEDQNYLDFVKLSKGAAPQSDTKFERGSVACLSLTKRNQGCSEPDLRAVGLDTAPGPGASNSDHSSNANSVEIPVNESLQARAARILGIEIAVESLLPDDHVEPQPGTKPASDGHDFGSSAESAVSSKEGKKDSSYEGRRKCGWTESALFVGERDRSLYPDEFQTTHQEGSTKVLVKEQAFEQPVSPSQGGDQNLVSKPTVCQHSEKRVRSTSKVIETLQGKLTSPPSRTAMDRLVRMKEVDSVSRMRRLSIKSADSGEEVDEEKLSKVHEERGSKLATSGAVSKRVISLRENGCLGGMDKKKIDRDFSLDTYDPTKVEKV